In Rutidosis leptorrhynchoides isolate AG116_Rl617_1_P2 chromosome 2, CSIRO_AGI_Rlap_v1, whole genome shotgun sequence, one genomic interval encodes:
- the LOC139888345 gene encoding berberine bridge enzyme-like 21, whose translation MSSFYKSFLQCLQEQSPEPDPILSSIVYSPAVNYTAFTAVLQASIRNRRFNTVSTPKPAIIITPTKESHVQAVVKCAKKLGVQIKIRSGGHDYDGRSYVSNEKNFIVLDMFKLHDVKVDSETETAVVQTGAQLGELYYRIWEKSKVHGFPAGVCPTVGVGGHVSGGGYGTMIRKYGLSVDQVIDARIVDVNGRILDRKSMGEDLFWAIRGGGGASFGVVLSYTVKIVRVPEINTVFKITKSVAENATDLVYKWQAVAPVINRELFIRVILMPVIENSRTTVHASFIAHFMGDSNKLLDLMNTKFPELAVKKEDCLELSWAQSVLYWANLDYKLPEEILLERNSDTVNFLTRKSDYVQNPISKSGWVSIFNKLAELGKCGFYLNPYGGRMDELPESATPCPHRAGNLFKIQYSMNWVEDDPSLEEKYLNQTRVLYAFMTKYVSKNPRCSYLNYRDLDIGVMTGTGVSAYNSGKMYFKGNFDRLVKVKTAVDPDNFFRNEQSIPPLHEKSLGIISCL comes from the coding sequence ATGTCTTCATTTTATAAATCTTTCCTTCAATGCCTTCAAGAACAATCACCCGAACCCGACCCGATATTATCTTCAATTGTTTACAGCCCTGCGGTGAACTACACCGCGTTCACCGCAGTTTTACAAGCTTCCATAAGAAACCGTCGTTTCAACACAGTCTCTACACCTAAACCCGCTATCATTATCACCCCAACTAAAGAATCGCATGTTCAAGCTGTCGTTAAATGCGCCAAAAAACTCGGTGTTCAAATCAAGATTCGTAGCGGGGGACATGATTACGATGGACGGTCATATGTATCGAATGAAAAGAACTTTATTGTACTTGATATGTTTAAATTACATGATGTTAAAGTTGATAGTGAAACCGAAACTGCAGTTGTTCAAACAGGAGCTCAATTAGGGGAACTGTATTATAGAATTTGGGAAAAGAGTAAGGTGCATGGGTTCCCTGCTGGAGTGTGTCCAACGGTTGGTGTTGGTGGACATGTAAGTGGTGGTGGTTATGGGACCATGATTCGGAAATATGGGTTGTCGGTTGATCAAGTGATTGATGCTCGTATTGTAGATGTTAACGGGCGAATTTTGGATAGGAAATCGATGGGTGAGGATCTTTTTTGGGCTATTCGTGGCGGTGGTGGTGCTAGTTTTGGTGTTGTATTGTCGTACACCGTGAAAATTGTTCGTGTACCAGAAATTAACACTGTATTCAAGATAACTAAGTCTGTTGCAGAAAATGCAACAGACTTGGTTTATAAATGGCAGGCAGTTGCGCCTGTCATTAACAGAGAGTTATTTATTAGAGTTATATTAATGCCGGTTATAGAGAACAGTCGAACAACGGTACATGCTTCATTTATAGCTCATTTCATGGGCGATTCGAACAAATTGTTGGATTTAATGAACACGAAGTTTCCGGAATTAGCTGTAAAAAAAGAAGATTGTTTAGAGTTAAGTTGGGCCCAGTCTGTGTTGTACTGGGCCAATTTAGATTACAAGTTGCCCGAGGAGATACTCCTCGAGCGAAACTCTGACACAGTTAATTTTTTGACACGAAAGTCTGATTATGTGCAAAACCCGATCTCAAAATCAGGATGGGTGTCTATTTTCAACAAGTTGGCGGAATTGGGTAAATGTGGTTTTTATCTAAACCCTTACGGCGGAAGAATGGATGAACTACCGGAAAGTGCGACGCCATGTCCTCATCGTGCCGGAAACTTGTTCAAGATTCAATATTCGATGAATTGGGTCGAAGATGATCCAAGTCTAGAGGAAAAGTACTTGAATCAAACTAGAGTTTTGTATGCTTTCATGACGAAATATGTATCGAAAAATCCAAGATGTTCATACTTGAATTATAGAGATTTGGATATCGGTGTGATGACCGGAACCGGTGTGAGTGCCTACAACTCCGGCAAGATGTATTTTAAAGGGAACTTTGATAGATTGGTGAAGGTCAAAACAGCCGTTGACCCGGATAATTTTTTCAGAAATGAACAAAGTATTCCTCCACTTCATGAAAAGTCACTTGGGATCATTTCTTGTTTGTGA